The following are from one region of the Microbispora sp. ZYX-F-249 genome:
- a CDS encoding alpha/beta fold hydrolase, translating into MTATGIYVTIEGERELRERYQELLTRWPVPSERLRIPTREGETSVVASGPPEAPPLLLLHGSGTTCVMWLGDVATWAPHFRVYAVDLIGEPGPSAPARPPLDSEAYALWLDDVLEGLGLSRVSLVGASLGGWLALDYAIRRPGRVERLALLCPGGIGRQKPGFAFMALFLLLFGERGRRRLLTMVMGDAPHDPRFAAYLDYATEVSRHFRPRRERLPVFGDDALGGLTMPMLVILGGRDVLLDSRDTERRVRRLVRHATVRCLPDAPHGLRGHAEPILAFLRGSTASAGDGR; encoded by the coding sequence ATGACTGCCACCGGCATCTACGTCACGATCGAGGGCGAGCGCGAACTGCGGGAGCGGTACCAAGAGCTCCTCACCCGCTGGCCGGTCCCGAGCGAGCGGCTGCGGATCCCGACCCGGGAGGGTGAGACCTCCGTCGTGGCCTCCGGCCCTCCGGAGGCCCCACCGCTGCTCCTGCTGCACGGATCCGGCACGACCTGCGTGATGTGGCTGGGCGACGTCGCCACCTGGGCGCCGCATTTCCGGGTCTACGCCGTCGACCTCATCGGCGAGCCGGGACCGAGCGCCCCCGCACGTCCCCCGCTGGACTCCGAGGCGTACGCGCTGTGGCTGGACGACGTGCTGGAGGGGCTGGGACTGTCGCGGGTGTCGCTGGTGGGGGCCTCACTGGGCGGCTGGCTCGCCCTGGACTACGCGATCCGGCGTCCCGGCCGGGTCGAGCGGCTCGCGCTGCTGTGCCCGGGCGGCATCGGCCGGCAGAAGCCGGGCTTCGCGTTCATGGCGCTGTTCCTGCTCCTGTTCGGTGAGCGGGGACGACGGCGGCTGCTCACCATGGTCATGGGAGATGCCCCGCATGACCCGCGCTTCGCGGCGTATCTGGACTACGCAACCGAGGTCTCCAGGCACTTCAGGCCGCGCAGGGAGAGGCTGCCGGTGTTCGGCGACGACGCCCTCGGCGGCCTGACGATGCCGATGCTCGTGATCCTCGGCGGCCGGGACGTCCTGCTCGACTCCCGCGACACCGAGCGCAGGGTGCGGCGCCTGGTGCGGCACGCCACGGTCCGCTGCCTCCCCGACGCCCCGCACGGCCTGCGCGGGCACGCGGAACCCATCCTGGCCTTCCTCCGCGGCAGCACGGCGAGCGCCGGCGACGGGCGCTGA
- a CDS encoding aminoglycoside phosphotransferase family protein gives MSVREIPLIGDVSEGVVRVGATVRRPMRPSSPAVHALLRHLEAVGFDRAPRFLGTDERGRTILTYVEGVVPAHPLPAYAVSDEALTAVARLLRRFHDAAASFTPPPGATWEDGSAPEGPAELVGHCDVTPANVVFRETTQGLLPYALIDFDLARPTTRLFDVVTTVRHWAPLADPVDRDPMQRSLDAAARVRLFCDAYGLSARDRLMLVETARIRFGRSYTLMRDRARTLGGGWARMWAGGAGGRIRRAAAWLDANEDAIQRSLLPGS, from the coding sequence ATGTCCGTACGCGAGATCCCGCTCATCGGAGACGTCTCCGAGGGGGTCGTGCGGGTGGGGGCGACCGTACGGCGGCCGATGCGGCCCTCGTCGCCTGCCGTCCACGCGTTGCTGCGGCATCTGGAGGCCGTGGGGTTCGACCGGGCGCCCCGGTTCCTCGGGACCGACGAGCGGGGCAGGACGATCCTCACGTACGTCGAGGGCGTGGTGCCCGCGCATCCCCTGCCGGCGTACGCGGTGAGCGACGAGGCGCTGACGGCGGTGGCCCGGCTGCTGCGGCGCTTCCACGACGCGGCGGCGTCGTTCACCCCGCCCCCCGGCGCGACCTGGGAGGACGGCTCGGCGCCGGAGGGCCCCGCCGAGCTCGTGGGGCACTGCGACGTCACCCCCGCCAACGTCGTCTTCCGGGAGACGACGCAGGGACTGCTGCCGTACGCGCTGATCGACTTCGACCTGGCCAGGCCGACGACGCGGCTGTTCGACGTGGTCACCACGGTGCGGCACTGGGCCCCGCTCGCCGACCCGGTGGACCGCGACCCGATGCAGCGCTCCCTGGACGCGGCGGCCCGCGTCCGGCTGTTCTGCGACGCGTACGGCCTGTCCGCGCGGGACCGGCTCATGCTGGTGGAGACGGCCAGGATCCGGTTCGGCCGCTCCTACACGCTCATGCGGGACCGGGCCCGGACGCTCGGCGGAGGCTGGGCGCGCATGTGGGCCGGCGGCGCGGGCGGGCGGATCAGGCGCGCCGCCGCCTGGCTCGACGCCAACGAGGACGCCATTCAGCGGAGCCTGCTGCCCGGCTCCTGA
- a CDS encoding cobalamin biosynthesis protein, which yields MDGATAAGLLAGAAIDAVVGDPRRGHPVAVFGSRAAALEKRLYRDSRLAGVAYTALCVGAATATGVVAERLTRSSPVARGVVTAAATWAVLGGTTLGREGALMARSLEEGDLAAARARLPHLCGRDPFGLDAAELARGTVESIAENTSDAVVAPLVWGAVFGVPGLLGYRAVNTLDAMVGHRSPRYARFGWASARLDDVANYLPARLTALLTAGLAGLAGGSPRRAAAAFVRDGHRHPSPNSGRCEAAFAGALGVRLGGANDYGGRVEHRPELGDGPRPAVSDIPRSVRLARAVSYASVGLAVAARLALARNRRRGR from the coding sequence ATGGACGGTGCCACGGCGGCGGGGCTGCTCGCCGGGGCCGCGATCGACGCCGTGGTGGGCGATCCCCGGCGGGGTCATCCCGTCGCGGTGTTCGGAAGCCGGGCCGCCGCCCTCGAAAAGCGCTTATATCGCGACTCGCGGTTAGCCGGCGTGGCCTACACAGCCCTCTGCGTGGGCGCCGCCACGGCCACCGGGGTCGTCGCGGAGCGGCTGACCCGGTCGAGCCCGGTCGCGCGGGGCGTGGTCACCGCCGCCGCCACCTGGGCGGTGCTCGGCGGCACGACGCTGGGCAGGGAGGGCGCGCTGATGGCCCGCTCGCTGGAGGAGGGCGACCTGGCCGCCGCCCGCGCGCGCCTGCCGCACCTGTGCGGGCGCGACCCGTTCGGGCTGGACGCGGCGGAGCTCGCGCGTGGCACGGTCGAGTCCATCGCGGAGAACACCTCGGACGCCGTCGTCGCCCCGCTCGTGTGGGGCGCGGTCTTCGGGGTGCCCGGCCTGCTCGGCTACCGCGCGGTCAACACGCTCGACGCGATGGTGGGCCACCGGTCGCCGCGCTACGCGAGGTTCGGCTGGGCCTCCGCCCGGCTGGACGACGTGGCCAACTACCTGCCGGCCCGGCTGACCGCCCTGCTCACGGCGGGCCTCGCCGGTCTGGCCGGCGGTTCCCCGCGCCGCGCGGCGGCCGCCTTCGTGCGGGACGGGCACCGCCATCCCAGCCCCAACTCCGGACGCTGCGAGGCGGCCTTCGCCGGCGCCCTCGGCGTACGTCTCGGCGGGGCCAACGACTACGGCGGCAGGGTGGAGCACCGCCCGGAGCTGGGCGACGGCCCCCGCCCTGCCGTCTCCGACATCCCCAGGTCCGTACGGCTGGCGCGCGCGGTGTCGTACGCGTCGGTCGGCCTTGCCGTCGCCGCCCGGCTCGCCCTCGCCCGCAACCGCCGAAGGGGCCGATGA
- a CDS encoding thiol-disulfide oxidoreductase DCC family protein, whose amino-acid sequence MGDANRILLVFDGDCAFCQTCVNAGHRFLPYMPAVRAWQGLDLGAAGLTREEVTTSVQLLGPDGLRAHGARAIAVMLALQPVVAWRAAGRVMLTPPVNWLAEAGYRLVSRYRHLLPGSTTCGTS is encoded by the coding sequence ATGGGCGACGCGAACCGGATCCTGCTGGTCTTCGACGGCGACTGCGCCTTCTGCCAGACGTGCGTGAACGCGGGGCATCGGTTCCTGCCGTACATGCCCGCCGTACGGGCCTGGCAGGGCCTCGACCTCGGCGCGGCGGGCCTGACACGCGAGGAGGTCACGACGTCCGTGCAGCTCCTCGGCCCGGATGGGCTGCGCGCCCACGGCGCGCGGGCCATAGCGGTGATGCTCGCCCTGCAGCCGGTCGTGGCCTGGCGGGCGGCCGGCCGGGTGATGCTGACGCCGCCGGTGAACTGGCTCGCCGAGGCGGGCTACCGGCTGGTCTCCCGCTACCGCCACCTCCTGCCGGGCTCGACCACCTGCGGCACGTCTTGA
- a CDS encoding ABC transporter ATP-binding protein — MTAVVETEGLTKFYGTRRGLEDLTLEIRPGEVFGYLGPNGAGKTTTIRLLLDVIRPTSGRASVLGADTRDPRVRARIGYLPGELALEGRERAREYLQFLADVRGGVNRGRIDELAERLDADLSARMGELSKGNKQKVGLIQAFMHEPELLILDEPTSGLDPLVQQEFLAMVRETRTAGHTVLMSSHVLAEVEHVADRVGIVRAGRLVAVEDIAALRERAVRHVELHFDAPVPAESFEGLPGVRDVVVQGASLRCTIDGRPDALIKAAARHTVVHMVSAEPDLEEIFLTYYSEEEGRHAHAGA, encoded by the coding sequence ATGACAGCAGTGGTGGAGACCGAAGGACTGACCAAGTTCTACGGTACGAGACGGGGCCTCGAGGACCTCACCCTCGAGATCCGGCCGGGCGAGGTGTTCGGCTATCTGGGCCCCAACGGCGCCGGCAAGACGACGACGATCCGGCTGCTCCTGGACGTGATCCGGCCGACGTCTGGCCGGGCGAGCGTCCTCGGCGCCGACACCCGCGATCCGCGGGTACGCGCCCGGATCGGCTACCTCCCGGGCGAGCTGGCCCTGGAGGGCAGGGAACGGGCCCGCGAATACCTCCAGTTCCTCGCCGACGTACGCGGCGGGGTGAACCGCGGCAGGATCGACGAGCTGGCCGAGCGGCTCGACGCGGACCTGTCGGCCAGGATGGGCGAGCTTTCCAAGGGCAACAAGCAGAAGGTCGGACTGATCCAGGCGTTCATGCACGAGCCCGAGCTGCTCATCCTCGACGAGCCGACGAGCGGGCTCGACCCGCTGGTGCAGCAGGAATTCCTGGCCATGGTCCGGGAGACGCGCACGGCGGGCCACACGGTCCTGATGTCGTCGCACGTGCTCGCGGAGGTGGAGCACGTGGCCGACCGGGTGGGCATCGTCCGGGCGGGCCGTCTCGTCGCGGTCGAGGACATCGCGGCGCTGCGCGAGCGGGCCGTACGGCACGTGGAGCTCCACTTCGACGCGCCCGTGCCCGCCGAGTCGTTCGAGGGGCTCCCGGGCGTACGCGACGTGGTCGTGCAGGGCGCGAGCCTGCGCTGCACGATCGACGGCAGGCCGGACGCGCTGATCAAGGCGGCGGCCCGTCACACCGTGGTCCACATGGTCAGCGCGGAGCCGGACCTCGAGGAGATCTTCCTGACCTACTACAGCGAGGAGGAGGGCCGTCATGCCCACGCTGGTGCGTAA
- a CDS encoding ABC transporter permease subunit, with product MPTLVRKSLGEYRRALVGWTVGLCAFLGMYISIYASMMKDPETFSAQAIAKYPGAFRDLMGGMSDIATGRGYLQAVAYQLLGPLLFTMCAAILGNRAIAGPEEAKTLELTLTLPIDRRRLLLERWAALALGLLAVALVTLAVATGASSAAGMDVPFGSILAAHTGLFLLVLFFGTLTLCVGAAFGRKQVALAVVGVWGVAGYVVETMGRNVDAISWLRWISPVHYYLDGRPLYQGWPYGDYLVLLGATAVLLMTALLAFERRDVGV from the coding sequence ATGCCCACGCTGGTGCGTAAGAGCCTCGGGGAGTACCGCCGTGCCCTCGTCGGGTGGACGGTCGGGCTGTGCGCGTTCCTCGGGATGTACATCTCGATCTACGCGAGCATGATGAAGGATCCCGAGACCTTCAGTGCGCAGGCCATCGCCAAATATCCCGGCGCGTTCAGGGACCTGATGGGCGGCATGTCCGACATCGCGACCGGGCGCGGTTATCTGCAGGCCGTCGCCTACCAGCTGCTCGGCCCGCTGCTGTTCACCATGTGCGCCGCGATCCTCGGCAACCGGGCCATCGCGGGCCCGGAGGAGGCCAAGACGCTGGAGCTCACGCTGACGCTGCCGATCGACCGCAGGCGGCTGCTGCTGGAGCGCTGGGCCGCGCTGGCGCTCGGCCTGCTCGCCGTGGCGCTGGTCACGCTGGCCGTCGCCACCGGGGCGTCGTCCGCCGCCGGCATGGACGTCCCGTTCGGGAGCATCCTCGCCGCGCACACCGGGCTGTTCCTGCTGGTGCTGTTCTTCGGGACGCTGACGCTGTGCGTGGGCGCGGCCTTCGGGCGCAAGCAGGTCGCGCTCGCCGTGGTCGGCGTGTGGGGCGTCGCCGGCTACGTCGTGGAGACCATGGGCAGGAACGTCGACGCGATCTCCTGGCTGCGCTGGATCTCGCCCGTCCACTACTACCTCGACGGCAGGCCGCTCTATCAGGGCTGGCCGTACGGCGACTACCTTGTGCTGCTGGGTGCGACGGCCGTCCTGCTCATGACGGCGCTGCTCGCCTTCGAACGGCGTGACGTAGGAGTCTGA
- a CDS encoding PucR family transcriptional regulator: protein MDSVLARVSEATGVPADLLGGFLSVLAASAATGRLPGRADMDGLRECGALAAERGIPLRVLADACLHAAELTSGGAFGAVRRGMAAYIEGYEEAQRAALRQEEEARRLFVDDLLQGRADAERAEHFGLRLAGAYVVTVARPDVPVAPGDPLAGRIEQALVARFGSHNILVAVRDGLLVCVSPAALAAASGEFTHHVRAALTNWRAGVGRPHQGPGGIVTSYREAAGAIDLGERLGLRAQVLKAADLLVFPVLLRDREAIVDLVSTVLGPLTSARGGPEPLLETLEAVFASQGNHTAAARRLGISTRAITYRLERIRRLTGFSPSDPTQRFTLETAVLGARLLEWPAHPLA from the coding sequence ATGGACAGCGTTCTCGCTCGCGTGAGCGAGGCGACCGGGGTGCCCGCCGACTTACTCGGCGGGTTCCTGTCGGTTCTGGCCGCGTCGGCCGCCACCGGCAGGCTGCCCGGCCGCGCCGACATGGACGGCCTGCGCGAGTGCGGCGCCCTCGCCGCCGAGCGCGGCATCCCGCTGCGGGTGCTCGCCGACGCCTGCCTGCACGCCGCCGAGCTCACCTCCGGTGGGGCGTTCGGCGCCGTACGCCGCGGCATGGCCGCCTACATCGAGGGCTACGAGGAGGCCCAGCGCGCCGCCCTCCGGCAGGAGGAGGAGGCCCGCCGGCTGTTCGTCGACGACCTGCTGCAGGGCAGGGCGGACGCCGAGCGGGCCGAGCACTTCGGCCTGCGGCTCGCGGGGGCGTACGTCGTGACCGTGGCGCGGCCGGACGTCCCGGTGGCGCCGGGCGACCCGCTGGCCGGGCGGATCGAGCAGGCGCTGGTGGCGAGGTTCGGCTCGCACAACATCCTGGTCGCCGTCCGCGACGGCCTGCTGGTGTGCGTGTCCCCGGCCGCGCTGGCCGCCGCGAGCGGCGAGTTCACCCACCACGTACGCGCCGCGCTCACGAACTGGCGGGCCGGGGTGGGCCGCCCCCACCAGGGCCCCGGCGGCATCGTCACCTCCTATCGCGAGGCGGCGGGCGCTATCGACCTCGGCGAGCGCCTCGGCCTGCGGGCCCAGGTGCTGAAGGCGGCCGACCTGCTGGTCTTCCCGGTGCTGCTGCGGGACAGGGAGGCGATCGTGGACCTCGTCTCCACCGTGCTCGGGCCGCTGACCTCCGCCCGCGGCGGCCCGGAGCCGCTGCTGGAGACGCTGGAGGCCGTCTTCGCCTCCCAGGGCAACCACACGGCGGCGGCGCGCAGGCTCGGCATCAGCACCCGGGCGATCACCTACCGGCTGGAGCGGATCCGCCGGCTGACCGGCTTCTCGCCGAGCGACCCCACCCAGCGGTTCACGCTGGAGACGGCCGTGCTCGGGGCCCGCCTCCTGGAGTGGCCGGCCCATCCTCTGGCCTGA
- a CDS encoding glycosyltransferase yields MRVLLSTIGTRGEVQPMVALAVELRRLGHEARLCVPPDFRDWIQGFGLPVVPIGPELRPTASAASAAPRVQAPPTPEQRRRMLDGTVAVQFATVSAAAEDCDVIVGGGAMSIAAHSVAERRGIGYVYVSYCPVTLPSPHHAPLPIWGEGPADAPAGNRALWAEDARRWNEMAGAALNAHRVSAGLDPVADTRGHMFTDRPWLAADPTLGPWPEPADLDVVQTGAWILPERRPLPPELEKFLDDGEPPVCVGFGSVRAPRDIARAAAGAARALGRRVVVLRGWAGLSPADDGPGCLAVDEADQRALFPRVAAVVHHGGAGTTTAAALAGTPQVVVPQHYDQHYWARRVGDLGIGTAHAPAEPTAESLTAALRRVLHPDVAARAAAVAGEVRTDGAEVAARRLVAMAAAGRFPG; encoded by the coding sequence ATGCGCGTGCTGTTGTCCACGATCGGGACGCGGGGGGAAGTCCAGCCGATGGTCGCGCTGGCCGTGGAGCTGCGGAGGCTCGGGCACGAGGCCCGGCTGTGCGTGCCTCCCGACTTCCGCGACTGGATCCAGGGTTTCGGATTGCCCGTCGTGCCGATCGGGCCCGAGCTGCGCCCGACCGCGTCGGCCGCGTCGGCGGCCCCACGGGTCCAGGCCCCGCCCACGCCCGAGCAGCGCCGGCGGATGCTCGACGGCACGGTCGCCGTCCAGTTCGCCACGGTCTCCGCGGCGGCCGAGGACTGCGACGTCATCGTGGGAGGCGGGGCCATGTCGATCGCCGCCCACTCGGTGGCGGAGCGGAGGGGGATCGGCTACGTCTACGTGAGCTACTGCCCGGTCACGCTGCCGTCGCCGCACCACGCACCCCTGCCCATCTGGGGGGAGGGGCCGGCGGACGCGCCGGCCGGCAACCGCGCGCTCTGGGCGGAGGACGCGCGGCGCTGGAACGAGATGGCCGGCGCCGCGCTCAACGCCCACCGGGTCTCGGCCGGCCTTGATCCGGTCGCGGACACCCGGGGACACATGTTCACCGACCGGCCCTGGCTGGCCGCCGACCCGACGCTGGGCCCCTGGCCCGAGCCGGCGGACCTCGACGTCGTGCAGACGGGCGCCTGGATCCTGCCGGAGCGGCGCCCGCTGCCACCGGAACTGGAGAAGTTCCTCGACGACGGCGAGCCGCCCGTCTGCGTCGGCTTCGGGAGCGTCCGCGCTCCCCGTGACATCGCGCGGGCGGCGGCCGGCGCGGCCCGCGCGCTCGGCCGTCGCGTGGTGGTGCTCCGCGGCTGGGCCGGCCTGTCCCCGGCGGACGACGGGCCCGGCTGCCTGGCCGTCGACGAGGCCGACCAGCGTGCGCTGTTCCCCCGGGTCGCCGCCGTCGTCCACCACGGCGGCGCGGGCACCACGACCGCCGCCGCGCTGGCCGGGACGCCCCAGGTCGTCGTGCCGCAGCACTACGACCAGCACTACTGGGCGCGGCGGGTCGGCGATCTCGGGATCGGGACCGCGCATGCGCCCGCCGAGCCGACCGCCGAGTCGCTCACCGCGGCCCTCCGGCGGGTCCTCCACCCCGATGTGGCGGCCCGTGCCGCCGCCGTCGCGGGCGAGGTGCGCACCGACGGCGCCGAAGTCGCGGCGCGGCGTCTGGTCGCCATGGCCGCCGCAGGACGGTTCCCGGGATGA
- a CDS encoding quinone oxidoreductase family protein: protein MHAIVVPAYGDSSVLEYAERPDPEPGPGEVLVEVAATGVNFIDVYHREGRYPLSLPLVPGNEGAGTVTAVGPGVTDLVPGDRVGWASVMGSYATKAVVPADKAIRLPDGLSPDLAAAVLLQGLTAHYLTHSTYAVRSNDDVLVHAAAGGMGLLLVQMAKLRGARVIGTVSSAEKEKLARQAGADEVVGYDGFSEAVKEITDGAGVHVVYDGVGAATFDGSLASLRPRGMMALYGAASGPVPPFDPQRLNAGGSLFLTRPTLGHYTATREELLSRANDLLGWVASGAVKVHVSQRYPLAEARRAHDDLEARRTTGKLLLIP, encoded by the coding sequence ATGCATGCCATCGTCGTCCCCGCGTACGGTGATTCCTCGGTGCTGGAGTACGCCGAGCGGCCCGACCCCGAGCCCGGCCCCGGTGAGGTGCTGGTCGAGGTCGCGGCGACGGGCGTCAACTTCATCGACGTCTACCACCGCGAGGGCCGTTATCCCCTGTCGCTGCCGCTGGTGCCCGGCAACGAGGGAGCCGGCACGGTCACGGCCGTCGGGCCCGGCGTGACCGACCTCGTGCCCGGCGACCGGGTCGGCTGGGCCAGCGTCATGGGCTCGTACGCGACCAAGGCCGTGGTCCCGGCGGACAAGGCCATCCGGCTGCCCGACGGGCTGTCGCCGGACCTGGCGGCGGCGGTGCTGCTCCAAGGGCTGACCGCGCACTACCTGACCCACTCCACGTACGCGGTCCGGTCGAATGACGACGTGCTCGTGCACGCGGCGGCCGGCGGCATGGGCCTGCTGCTCGTCCAGATGGCCAAGCTGCGCGGCGCGCGCGTGATCGGCACGGTCTCCAGCGCCGAGAAGGAGAAGCTCGCCCGGCAGGCGGGCGCCGACGAGGTCGTCGGCTACGACGGCTTTTCCGAGGCCGTGAAGGAGATCACCGACGGCGCCGGGGTGCACGTCGTCTACGACGGGGTCGGCGCCGCCACGTTCGACGGGTCACTCGCGTCGCTGCGGCCGCGCGGCATGATGGCGCTGTACGGCGCGGCCAGCGGGCCCGTACCGCCGTTCGACCCGCAGCGGCTCAACGCGGGCGGCTCGCTGTTCCTGACCCGGCCCACGCTCGGGCACTACACGGCCACTCGCGAGGAGCTGCTGTCGCGGGCGAACGACCTGCTCGGCTGGGTCGCCTCCGGCGCGGTGAAGGTGCACGTCTCCCAGCGCTACCCGCTGGCCGAGGCCCGGCGCGCCCACGACGACCTGGAAGCCAGGCGGACGACCGGCAAGCTGCTGCTTATCCCCTGA
- a CDS encoding zinc-binding alcohol dehydrogenase family protein, translating into MSEYPSPTMSTVPAVMPAVAYRRSLPVDDPRSLLDVELPVPEPGPRDLLVRVEAVAVNPVDYKVRQGSDPGGEPKVLGWDAAGTVVAVGGEVELFEVGDEVYYAGAIDRPGANSRFHVVDERIAGHKPATLSFTEAAALPLTSLTAWEGLFERLGLRGDALPHDADQTGTLLVTAAAGGVGSIVVQLARALTGLTVIGTASRPETVEFARRMGAHHVVDHRAPLAKQLAEVAPDGVDFVFSTTGTDRNLAAYAEALTPFGRIVAIDDHDSLDIGVLKSKSIAFHWELMFTHSLFRTPDQVNQHRILDRVARLVDAGVVTSTANLDLGPVSAANLREAHRILESGTAIGKITLTGF; encoded by the coding sequence ATGAGTGAGTACCCGAGCCCGACCATGTCCACCGTGCCCGCCGTCATGCCCGCCGTCGCCTACCGGCGCAGCCTTCCCGTCGACGACCCGCGGAGCCTCCTGGACGTCGAGCTGCCGGTGCCCGAGCCCGGCCCGCGCGACCTGCTGGTCCGGGTGGAGGCCGTCGCCGTGAACCCGGTGGACTACAAGGTCCGGCAGGGCAGCGATCCGGGCGGCGAGCCCAAGGTGCTCGGCTGGGACGCCGCCGGCACCGTGGTCGCCGTGGGCGGCGAGGTGGAGCTGTTCGAGGTCGGCGACGAGGTCTACTACGCCGGCGCGATCGACCGGCCCGGCGCGAACTCCCGCTTCCACGTGGTGGACGAGCGCATCGCCGGCCACAAGCCCGCCACGCTGTCCTTCACCGAGGCCGCCGCGCTGCCGCTGACCTCCCTCACGGCCTGGGAGGGCCTGTTCGAGCGGCTGGGCCTGCGCGGCGACGCCCTGCCCCACGACGCGGATCAGACCGGGACGCTGCTGGTGACCGCGGCCGCGGGCGGCGTCGGCTCCATCGTCGTGCAGCTCGCACGCGCCCTGACCGGGCTGACCGTGATCGGCACGGCCTCCCGGCCGGAGACCGTGGAGTTCGCCCGCCGGATGGGCGCCCATCACGTGGTGGACCACCGCGCCCCGCTGGCCAAGCAGCTGGCCGAGGTCGCGCCGGACGGCGTGGACTTCGTCTTCAGCACGACCGGCACCGACCGCAACCTCGCGGCCTACGCCGAGGCGCTCACCCCCTTCGGCCGGATCGTCGCCATCGACGACCACGACTCCCTCGACATCGGCGTGCTCAAGTCGAAGAGCATCGCCTTCCACTGGGAGCTCATGTTCACCCACTCGCTGTTCCGGACCCCGGACCAGGTGAACCAGCACCGCATCCTCGACCGGGTCGCGCGGCTCGTCGACGCCGGGGTCGTCACGTCCACCGCCAACCTGGATCTCGGCCCGGTCAGCGCCGCCAACCTGCGCGAGGCCCACCGCATCCTCGAGTCGGGCACCGCGATCGGCAAGATCACCCTCACCGGCTTCTGA
- a CDS encoding winged helix-turn-helix transcriptional regulator → MSTMCDDPKDVYSAACPCRDMLDLLANKWSALALGALEDGPRRFGALRARLQGVSPKVLTQTLRRLEDHGLVHREVYPEVPLRVEYSLTPLGRDANVPLAHLRTWVERNIDRFPGSD, encoded by the coding sequence ATGAGCACCATGTGCGACGATCCGAAGGACGTCTACTCCGCCGCCTGCCCGTGCCGCGACATGCTCGACCTGCTGGCCAACAAGTGGAGCGCGCTGGCCCTGGGCGCCCTGGAGGACGGCCCGCGGCGTTTCGGCGCGCTGCGCGCCCGCCTCCAGGGCGTCAGTCCCAAGGTGCTCACCCAGACCCTGCGCCGCCTGGAGGACCACGGCCTCGTCCACCGCGAGGTGTATCCGGAGGTGCCGCTGCGCGTGGAATACAGCCTCACCCCACTCGGCAGGGACGCCAACGTCCCGCTCGCCCACCTGCGGACGTGGGTGGAGCGCAACATCGACCGCTTTCCCGGCTCCGACTAG
- a CDS encoding HAD family hydrolase, translated as MTGEVCPAAVLFDMDGTLVDTEGLWWDACVEVADGLGSPLGDADREALYGLSVEDAALRITAALDATGGPGGPGARAVEAMLTDAFTVRLESGVTTLPGAVALLEALRAAGVPAGLVSASPRPVVDLVLETVGGHRFRLSVAAGDSARNKPAPDPYLAAAARLGVDPAACVAIEDSPTGVASARAAGCAVIAVGLPGAVSGVTTVPTLESVDLPLLRRLASGPVPPRP; from the coding sequence ATGACCGGCGAGGTTTGCCCGGCGGCGGTCCTGTTCGACATGGACGGCACGCTGGTGGACACCGAGGGCCTGTGGTGGGACGCCTGCGTGGAGGTCGCCGACGGCCTGGGCTCCCCTCTCGGGGACGCCGATCGGGAGGCGTTGTACGGCCTGTCGGTCGAGGACGCCGCCCTGCGCATCACCGCCGCCCTGGACGCCACCGGGGGTCCCGGGGGCCCCGGGGCACGGGCCGTCGAGGCCATGCTGACGGACGCGTTCACCGTCCGGCTCGAAAGCGGGGTGACCACGCTCCCCGGCGCGGTCGCGCTGCTGGAGGCCCTGCGCGCGGCCGGGGTCCCGGCCGGGCTGGTCAGCGCGTCCCCCCGGCCGGTCGTGGACCTGGTGCTGGAGACCGTCGGCGGGCACCGCTTCCGGCTGTCGGTGGCCGCCGGGGACAGCGCCAGGAACAAACCGGCGCCCGATCCGTACCTGGCGGCCGCCGCGCGGCTCGGCGTCGACCCCGCCGCGTGCGTGGCGATCGAGGACAGTCCGACAGGCGTCGCCTCGGCCCGGGCCGCCGGGTGCGCCGTCATCGCGGTCGGCCTCCCGGGCGCGGTGAGCGGCGTGACGACCGTGCCGACGCTGGAGAGCGTCGACCTGCCGCTGCTGCGCCGGCTGGCCTCCGGCCCGGTTCCCCCAAGGCCATAA